The following are encoded together in the Capsulimonas corticalis genome:
- a CDS encoding glycine C-acetyltransferase, whose amino-acid sequence MYGAVKDRIAQEIGAIREAGLYKDERVLSTPQDAHVQVGSDAPVLNMCANNYLGLAEHPTVIAAARESLDKWGYGLASVRFICGTQQVHKQLEAELSSFLGMEDTILYSSCFDANGGLFETLLGAEDAVISDELNHASIIDGVRLCKAQRFRYRNNNMEDLEAKLKEASGARTRLIATDGVFSMDGIIADLPAICELAERYDALVMVDDSHAVGFMGKTGRGTHEHHGVIDKIDIITGTLGKALGGASGGYTSARREIVELLRQRSRPYLFSNSLAPAITAASLAVLEMLTHSTERRDKLEENTKFFRQGITDLGYTVVPGEHPIVPIMLGDAALAGRVSEAMLRKGVYVVGFSYPVVPQGKARIRTQVSAAHSREDLEFAIAKFGEVKSELGI is encoded by the coding sequence ATGTACGGAGCGGTAAAAGATCGGATCGCGCAGGAGATCGGCGCGATCCGTGAGGCGGGACTTTACAAAGACGAGCGCGTGCTGAGCACGCCGCAGGACGCTCATGTCCAGGTCGGGTCGGATGCCCCGGTGCTCAACATGTGCGCCAACAACTATCTCGGCCTCGCGGAGCATCCCACGGTGATCGCCGCCGCGCGCGAATCGCTGGACAAGTGGGGCTACGGCCTGGCCTCGGTGCGCTTTATTTGCGGCACTCAGCAAGTCCACAAGCAGCTTGAAGCCGAACTGAGCAGCTTCCTCGGGATGGAGGATACGATCCTCTACTCGTCGTGTTTCGACGCCAACGGCGGCCTCTTCGAAACGCTGCTCGGCGCCGAGGACGCCGTGATCTCCGACGAGCTCAACCACGCTTCCATTATCGACGGCGTGCGGCTCTGCAAGGCGCAGCGCTTCCGATACCGCAACAACAACATGGAAGACCTCGAAGCGAAGCTAAAGGAAGCGAGCGGCGCGCGCACTCGCCTGATCGCCACCGACGGCGTCTTCTCCATGGACGGCATCATCGCCGACCTTCCCGCGATCTGCGAGCTCGCCGAACGCTACGACGCCCTGGTGATGGTGGATGACTCCCACGCGGTCGGCTTCATGGGCAAGACGGGACGCGGGACGCACGAGCATCATGGCGTCATCGATAAGATCGACATCATCACCGGCACCCTCGGCAAGGCGCTGGGCGGCGCCAGCGGCGGCTACACCAGCGCCCGCCGCGAAATCGTCGAACTGCTGCGCCAGCGCTCGCGCCCTTACCTCTTCTCCAACTCCCTCGCGCCGGCGATCACCGCGGCGTCTCTCGCCGTTCTGGAGATGCTCACCCACTCCACAGAGCGACGCGATAAACTCGAAGAAAACACCAAGTTCTTCCGCCAGGGCATCACCGATCTGGGTTACACCGTCGTCCCCGGCGAGCACCCGATCGTGCCGATCATGCTCGGCGACGCCGCCCTCGCCGGCCGCGTCTCCGAAGCCATGCTGCGCAAAGGCGTCTACGTGGTCGGCTTCTCTTACCCCGTCGTCCCGCAGGGCAAAGCGCGCATCCGCACGCAGGTCTCCGCCGCGCACTCCCGCGAAGACCTGGAGTTCGCGATTGCCAAATTCGGCGAAGTAAAGTCGGAATTGGGGATTTGA
- a CDS encoding TlpA family protein disulfide reductase, producing MTSTKTTAASVLALSLAGAAFTVSPLFADTPASPLFSAKTIQVHEVYAQVSGADATLTPVFTFDVKVVRPSKVKVLMTVNQDKTGKGKPNQYIDDGKVEREYNSNKNTFTIVDAKTAGDSHSQIRGMSMVDKYLTAKGQPEAGSTRTISTETVGGQAYTVVSDKQPPRQSGPNKFYVVTSQLWINKATRLPVKNSFMMETDGKIRETGRMTFSNWVLNKPIPATQVAWIPPVGATLGSEPKLLAAGAVAPDFTVLTSDGKTTHLSDFKGKVVVLDLWATWCGPCQASMPHLDSVYKATKDQNVQVLAVCVWDKKDAYEKWLTEKGTTFAFPTYFDSDSNDKSFAATKYGVTGIPTQYVIDKDGTIAASNVGYGDGDHRLEDELTKLGITLPKTTASADAK from the coding sequence ATGACATCCACAAAAACAACCGCCGCCTCGGTGCTGGCGCTCAGCCTGGCGGGAGCGGCGTTCACCGTCTCCCCTCTTTTTGCCGACACCCCGGCCTCGCCTTTGTTCTCGGCGAAGACCATCCAGGTGCATGAAGTCTATGCGCAAGTTTCGGGCGCGGACGCCACGCTCACGCCCGTGTTTACGTTTGATGTCAAAGTTGTGCGTCCCAGCAAGGTTAAGGTTCTGATGACGGTCAATCAGGATAAGACCGGCAAAGGAAAGCCGAACCAGTATATCGACGACGGCAAGGTGGAGCGCGAGTATAACTCCAATAAAAACACCTTCACGATTGTCGATGCAAAAACCGCAGGCGACTCGCACTCGCAGATTCGCGGGATGTCGATGGTGGATAAGTACCTCACCGCAAAGGGACAGCCGGAGGCGGGCTCCACTCGCACCATCTCCACGGAAACCGTCGGCGGTCAGGCCTATACGGTTGTTTCGGACAAGCAGCCGCCGCGCCAAAGCGGTCCCAACAAATTTTATGTGGTGACCAGCCAGCTTTGGATCAACAAGGCGACGCGGCTTCCCGTAAAGAACAGCTTTATGATGGAGACGGATGGCAAAATCCGCGAAACCGGCCGAATGACCTTCTCGAACTGGGTTCTCAACAAACCCATCCCAGCCACGCAGGTCGCCTGGATTCCGCCGGTGGGCGCCACGCTTGGTTCTGAGCCGAAGCTGCTGGCCGCTGGCGCCGTCGCTCCAGACTTCACGGTGCTGACCTCCGACGGCAAAACGACCCATCTGTCTGACTTCAAAGGGAAGGTCGTGGTGCTTGATTTGTGGGCGACCTGGTGCGGCCCCTGCCAGGCGTCGATGCCCCACCTGGACAGTGTCTACAAGGCGACCAAGGACCAAAACGTGCAGGTCCTCGCGGTTTGCGTCTGGGATAAAAAAGACGCCTACGAGAAGTGGCTGACCGAAAAGGGAACCACGTTCGCCTTCCCCACCTATTTCGACAGCGACAGCAACGACAAGAGCTTCGCCGCGACCAAGTACGGCGTCACCGGCATCCCAACGCAATACGTCATCGACAAAGACGGCACGATCGCCGCAAGCAACGTCGGCTACGGCGACGGCGACCACCGCCTGGAAGACGAACTGACCAAGCTCGGAATCACCTTGCCCAAGACAACCGCCAGCGCGGACGCGAAATAG
- a CDS encoding glycoside hydrolase family 43 protein: protein MLQTTPADPSAYLFVYFKDDTHSVYFALSHDGYSFTDINDAKPVMNGRDLAEQKGIRDPHIMRGPDGAFYMAMTDLHIYAQQAGLRDTEWERPGELYEWGNNRALIFMKSTDLIHWSHAIFRVDQAFPEMADIGCAWAPETIYDEATGKLMVYFTIRFGNGPNMLYYSYADDDFTKLETTPRPLFKYPRENVNVIDADITKVGDKFHMFYVAHETPGGLRQAVSDQINEGYVYNPAKIDPENAPCEAPNVWRRLDTDTYVLMYDIFGIEPHNFGFSETTDFVHFKDIGHFNNGAMKATNFASPKHGAIIPVTESEAKSLAAHWSFAF from the coding sequence ATGCTGCAAACCACTCCGGCGGACCCGAGCGCCTACCTGTTTGTCTATTTCAAAGACGATACACACAGCGTGTATTTCGCGCTCAGTCACGATGGCTACTCGTTCACCGACATCAACGACGCCAAGCCCGTGATGAACGGACGCGATCTGGCCGAACAGAAGGGAATCCGCGACCCGCACATCATGCGCGGACCAGATGGGGCGTTCTACATGGCCATGACTGACCTCCACATTTACGCCCAGCAGGCGGGCTTGCGCGACACCGAATGGGAGCGGCCAGGCGAACTGTACGAGTGGGGAAACAACCGTGCGCTGATTTTTATGAAGTCAACAGACCTCATCCATTGGTCACACGCCATCTTCCGTGTCGATCAGGCGTTTCCCGAAATGGCCGACATCGGGTGCGCTTGGGCGCCGGAAACGATTTATGACGAAGCTACCGGCAAGCTGATGGTCTACTTCACTATCCGTTTCGGTAATGGGCCGAACATGCTCTATTACTCATACGCAGACGACGATTTCACCAAACTGGAGACCACGCCCAGGCCGCTGTTCAAGTACCCGCGCGAGAATGTCAACGTTATCGATGCCGATATCACCAAAGTTGGCGATAAGTTTCACATGTTCTACGTTGCCCACGAAACGCCGGGCGGCCTCAGGCAGGCGGTATCGGATCAGATCAACGAAGGCTACGTCTACAACCCGGCCAAGATCGATCCGGAGAATGCGCCCTGCGAAGCTCCCAACGTCTGGCGGCGCCTTGACACGGATACCTATGTGCTGATGTACGATATCTTCGGCATCGAGCCGCACAATTTCGGATTCAGTGAGACGACCGACTTTGTCCACTTCAAGGATATTGGTCATTTCAATAACGGCGCTATGAAAGCGACTAACTTCGCCTCACCAAAACACGGCGCAATTATCCCCGTGACGGAAAGTGAGGCAAAATCCCTGGCGGCTCACTGGAGCTTCGCGTTTTAG